TTCGGGGGCCACCGGGACCGTCAGGTCGAGACTGCCCGTCGGTGGGGTCGCGCCGGGGGGCTCGGGACGCGGGTGAAAGAGGTGTTGTAGAATTTCGGGGCGGTCCAGGGGGTCGTAATTGACGGATGCGGAATGGGGCATTGTAAACCTCCGGGGGGTAGTGGCGTGAGGAAGGTGTTCATTCCAGAGACACCCAGCGGTGGGAGATGTGGCCGTTCTCCAGGAGCACCAGGGCGAGCGAGGCGGGCTGACCGCCGCGGGGCAGGGCGGCCGAGCCGGGGTTGAGCAAGAGGACGCCGGCGCGGTTCTCGGCCGCCGGCCGATGGGTGTGGCCGCTGATCACCAGGCGAATGTCGGCCGCGGCCGGGTCCAGGTCGAGGCTCATCAGGTCGTGGAGCAAATAGACCTGCAGGCCGCCCAGGGTCACGATTTCAGCCGACGGCAGGTCCGCCGCCCAGCGGCCGCGGTCCATGTTGCCGCGCACGGCCACCAGCGGCGCCAGACCCTGAAGGGCCTGGAAGACCGCCGGGGTGTCGATGTCGCCGGCGTGCAGGATCACATCCACCCGCCCCAGGGCGCCGACCGCCGCCGGCGACAGATGGCCGTGGGTGTCGGAAATCACGCCCAATAGAAGGCGGCGGCGGTTTTTGAGGGCGGCGAGCATGGGGTTACCTCCGTGACCGGGTGCTGTTGCGGCGGCGACCGGCCCGTTGACCGTTTTTTCCGGTCCCTGGGGCCTCAGCGCTCCCGGCGATGCAGAACGGTTTCCAGACGCGCCAGGGCCAGGGAGCAGGTCAGCGTCAGCAACAGGTAGAGTAGGGTGACCGTGATCCAGACTTCGAAGGTCATGAAGGTCGCCGACATGAGCTCCATGCCCTGAAATGTGAGCTCCTGGATGGAGATCACCGAGACGATGGCCGAGTCCTTGATGGTGGAGATGAACTGGCCCCCCAGGGGCGGCAGGATGCGCCGCATGGCCTGGGGCAGGATGACGTGGCGCATGAGCTGCCAGCGCCCCATGCCCAGAGCACGGCCGGCTTCCCACTGGCCGCGCTCGATGGACTGGATCCCAGCGCGGACGATTTCGGTGATATAGGCCCCCTCGAAGATCGCCAGGGTGATCAGGGCCGAGAGAAACGGGGCGATCAGATCGGGCGGCGCCAGGAGGAAGGCCAGCAGCGCCTGGGTGGCCGGAGAGCTGCCGCGCACGAAATCCTCCACCCCGAGGATCGGCATGATCTGGTCGCTGACGAAATAGTAGAAGATGAAAATCAGGACCAGGGGCGGCAGGTTGCGGCAGATTTCAACATAGCTGCGACCCATCAGGCGGTAGAAGAGGCTGTGGCTGACCCGGCAGAGCCCCATCAGCAGGCCGATCAGGCTGGCCAGGAGGGTACCCCAGATGCTGAGCCGCACGGTGTTGAAAAAGCCCTGCATCAGCAGGTTGGGCACCCAGCGGGCGGCCTCCGGATCGTAGCGAAAAAGAAACTGGGGCAGAACGCCCCAGTTCCAGTTGTAGTGCAGACCCACCTTGACGCGGTAGGACAGGTAAAGACCGGCGGCCGCCAGCATAAGGAACACCACCAGATCCAGCGGCGTGATTTTGCGCTTGAAGATGACCAACGGCACGTCCTGTCAGCGGGCGGCGATAGGTGTTTTCATCGAGGCCTTTATTTTAAAAGCGTCTCCCAGTCCTTGGTTTCGAACCAGTAGTGCTTGCGTTCCTTGAGCCAGCC
The Desulfobacteraceae bacterium genome window above contains:
- a CDS encoding amino acid ABC transporter permease, yielding MVIFKRKITPLDLVVFLMLAAAGLYLSYRVKVGLHYNWNWGVLPQFLFRYDPEAARWVPNLLMQGFFNTVRLSIWGTLLASLIGLLMGLCRVSHSLFYRLMGRSYVEICRNLPPLVLIFIFYYFVSDQIMPILGVEDFVRGSSPATQALLAFLLAPPDLIAPFLSALITLAIFEGAYITEIVRAGIQSIERGQWEAGRALGMGRWQLMRHVILPQAMRRILPPLGGQFISTIKDSAIVSVISIQELTFQGMELMSATFMTFEVWITVTLLYLLLTLTCSLALARLETVLHRRER
- a CDS encoding metallophosphoesterase, which gives rise to MLAALKNRRRLLLGVISDTHGHLSPAAVGALGRVDVILHAGDIDTPAVFQALQGLAPLVAVRGNMDRGRWAADLPSAEIVTLGGLQVYLLHDLMSLDLDPAAADIRLVISGHTHRPAAENRAGVLLLNPGSAALPRGGQPASLALVLLENGHISHRWVSLE